The sequence TGTGTATATCATCGGTGGTGCCAGCGTTTACCAGCAGGCCCTGCCCCTGGCCGATCGCCTCTGCTTGACAGAAATCGACGATACCCCAGCCGAGGCCGACACCTTCTTCCCTCCCTACAAAGATGAGTGGAAAGAGGCCGCCCGCGAATCACACGACATCGACGATCGCCACGCCCACCGCTACGCCTTCGTAGATTATATTAGAAAAAGTTGATGGTTACTCGCCATCAACTTTTTTAATATGGTATCGCTCGTTCGAGTTATACTCCCTATCCTTATCCTTACCAAAGTACTCCAGCAGATACGTCTTTTCCTCATCCAGTTTGGTTACACGTATCAGCACTTCGCGATAAGTTACTGCACCGTTTTTAAGGTATGTCTCGTACGCATTATAGCAGGTGGTAGCCTTATTCTCGCTGTTCTTCACCAGTTTAAAGGCCGACAGGTTTCGCATGCTCTGCGCCACGTCAACATACAAGCTGTCGCCCTTAAACACAAACATCAGTTCTCCACTCTGCGACAGGTATTTTCCATCCAGTCCGGCCGCCTTAACCCCACAGCAGCCACACATCATCAGTAAAAAGATTATTAATTTCTTCATCATCATATCATGTTATCAATAGTGCACAATCACGTTTTAGTTCACAATGCAAAGATACTAAGAATAAATGAAAGCACCAAAAATATAATTGCAAAAATTGATTAAATTAATCTATCTAATGGAATCACTGTGACAATTGTTACAGTTACAGTTTTTTAGGCGAGCAAATATGCAAAAAGAAAGAATTTTTTACAAAATTAATTACTATATATAATATAATTATATATAGTAAAAATTTAGTTGTTAGTTTTTAGGGCTCATTAAAGAAACTGTAACTGTCACTACTGTAACACTTACAGCACCTTGGTGAATTTAACAATTCATTAACAGTTGATATTTCATAGTATAACGAAAATTCCTTACCTTTGCATCATCAAAATACAGATAGAGATGATACTCCCACGCGAGGGAAAACAATCTTCTACGTGCACGAGAAAAATCTGCCACGTGTGGGCGCAAAAAAGCCTTCAGAATAGCTGCAGACAAAAACCAAACAAAAATATTAACAAGCACAGATACCCCACAACAAAAAGAGGCCCGCAAACCAGTTCACAGACCTCTCTTCGTGCTTAATTTAATGTTTAAAGTTTAATCGATCTCTTCGTCGGGTTCGTAGCCGCCCATTTCGCGGATGGCGTTTTTGAGCATGGTGTACTGCTGATAGAGATGATTAACGGCCTCCTCGCCTTGGGTGTAGTCGTGCATAGGCGACTTGAGGAAGAACGAGAGGAAACGTTGGATGCCAAAACGACCAGCACGAGCAGCCAGGTCGCTAAGCAGACAGAGGTCGAGACAGAGGGGTGCTGCCAAGATTGAGTCGCGACACAGGAAGTTGATCTTAATCTGCATGGGATAGCCCATCCAGCCAAAGATATCGATGTTGTCCCAACCTTCCTTATTATCATTGCGTGGGGGATAATAGTTGATGCGCACCTTATGATAATACTGGGTGTCCTCGTCGTTACCATGACCATAGAGGTCGGGCTGCACATCGGGTTTCAGGATGGTTTCGAGGGTTGAGAGTTTTGATACCTCCTTGGTGCGGAAGTTGGCAGGCTCGTCGAGCACCAGTCCGTCGCGATTGCCCAGGATATTGGTTGAGAACCAGCCATTCAGTCCCAGGCAGCGGGTGCCGATGATGGGGGCAAAACCTGACTTGACGAGGGTTTGACCGGTCTTGAAGTCCTTACCAGCGATAGGCATTTTTGTCTGCTCGGCCAACTGCCACATGGCGGGGATATCGACGGTGGTGTTAGGAGCTCCCATAATGAATGGGGCGCCCTCGCTCAGAGCTGCATAGGCATAGCACATGGATGGGGCGACATGCTCGCGGTCGTCGGCCTTCATAGCTGCCTCGAGGTCGGAGAGCTGATAGTGAACCGACTCGCACACGGGCACATAGATTTCGGTAGAGGCAGCCCAGAGCACTACCACGCGGGCGCAATCGTTAGCGGCCTTGAACTGCTGGATGTCCTTACGCAGCATCTCCACCATCTGCCAACGGGTGGGCATTGAACATTGACCATTCTTGCCTTGCAAGCCAGCAGAGCTGGAGCGGACCATTGAACATTTCACATTATCACCATCCAGGCGCTTGGCGTAGTTCTTATCGAAGGCGGCAGGCATGGGCACAATCTTCTCGAGCTCATCGCGAACGGGCTCGATATCCTTCTCTTTCAGCACCTCGGCATACATGGCTGCCTGATAGGCGTTCTGCGGATACACATCCCAACAGCCAAACACGATATCATCGAGCTTAGCCAGGGGCACGATGTCGGCATAGTGCAGATAACGGGCATCGGCACCACGACCAACGCGTATCTTATCGTACTGAGTCATTGAACCTACGGGTTTAGTTAAGCCCTTGCGAGCCATGAGCACACCCGTAATAAAAGTGGTAGATACGGCGCCACAGCCAACTACCAGGATGCCCAGCTTACCTTGGGCGGGGGTTACTTTGTTTTGTGTCATTTCTTACTTTATTTGGTTGATAAACATATCTATGTTTAGTGCGCTGCAAAGGTGCACAAATAAATTGAAACAAGCAAAGAAAACTTAAAATTTTTGCAAAGTTTTACAGCTTTTAAGTGTTTTGTTACAGAAAAATACATTAATTTTGCACCCGATTTTTTTTAGGTAACAAAAATTATTTATGTACAAACAAGCATTCAACATGAAGCGCCAGCGCCTGGTTTTCCGTCATTTCGGAAACAAGGGCTACTCGCTCTTTAGTTGTCTGGGCCGCGAGGTGGTTTGCAGCGTGCTATCGGTTAGCACCCTTACCTACGCATCGGCCGAGAGCGTGAGCACACACCCTGTGGTGAGCGACTCAACCGCTACGACAACTGCACGCGAGATGATGCTCGACGAGGTTAGCGTAACCGGATCGAGGGCGCCACTGACCAAGAGTCAGGCTGCGAGAATGGTAACTGTACTGGACCGCAAGGCTATTGCGCAGGCGCCAGTACAAAGTGTAAACGACCTTTTAAAGTACGCTGTAGGCGTGGATGTTAGGCAACGAGGACCCATCGGTGCCCAGACCGACATTGGCATACGCGGCGGCACACAGGACCAGATTATCCTGCTGCTGAACGGTATAAACATCTGCGACCCGCAAACGGGACACAATGCGATGGACCTGCCGGTTGACCTGAGCGAAATCATACGCATAGAGGTGATTGAGGGGCCAGCAGGACGAATCTACGGATCGTCATCGCTCGTAGGAGCGATTAACATCGTGACTAAACCCACCCTCCCCTCAGTAGTACATGCCGAAGCAGGTTCGTATGGGTATGCTCAAGTAGGAGGCAGAGTGGCTTTTGGCGGCAAAACCAGTCACAGTGTATCGGCTAACTACAGCCGCAGCGACGGCTGGAGCAGGGCTAAGAGCGGCACGCTGAATACGGACTACAGCGGTACGAAGGCTTTTTACCAGGGACAGTACGACGACGATGACGTGCGACTGAACTGGCATGTGGGACTGGCCGATAAAGGTTGGGGCAGCGGCACTTTCTACGCTACTCCCAAATGGCAGGCCGACAACCAGTACGAGCACACCACTAAACTATATACAGCGATACAGGGCGAAACCAAACGCGGACGCCTGCACTTTGCACCCAGCATATACTGGAACCAGAACCGCGACCGCTACGAGGGCTATCGCAACCAACCCGAAAAGATGAAGTATAACTACAACCGCACGGATGTGTACGGGGTGAACCTGAACGCTTACTTTGACTGGGCTGCAGGACGCACGGCCTTTGGCGGCGAACTGCGTAACGAGGACCTGGTGAGCGGCAACCTGGGCGAGCCTCTGAACCAGACGCACCACATAGCTGGTACGGACCGCGATTACACGCTGGGACTGAACCGCACCAACATCAGCGGCTATCTGGAGCACAACGTGCTGCTAAACCAGCTGACGATATCGGCAGGACTGGTAGCAGTAAAAAACACCTGGAGCAACATGAACATAACGGTATATCCAGGCATCGACCTGAGCTACCGCCCTACCCCAGCCGTTACACTGCATGCAGCCTGCAATACATCGCTGCGCATGCCATCGTTTACGGAGATGTACTACAAGCTACAGGGCTACAAAGCCGACCCACACCTGAAGCCCGAAGAGATGACGGCGGTAGAAGGCGGCGTGAGCTGGAACCAAAAATGCCTGATTGTATCAGCCAATTTATGGTACCATCACGGGCGTAATATGATTGACTGGATAATGGACACCAGCCTGGGCGACGATGCCGTTTGGCAGAGCGTGAACCATACGAAGGTGAATAGCATTGGTTTTGAGACGGCTGTACAGCTCAATGTTAAAAGCTCAAAGTTCAATGTTAGCTATAGTTACATTAATCAGGAAAAGGAGCAGGAGGCACACATTGTATCGCAGTATGCGTTGGAGTATCTGCGCCACAAACTGATAGCGAATGCCCTGATACCGATTGCAGATAAGTTAAAGCTGAGCCTGAACTACCGCTGGCAGGACCGCGTGGGACAGTACACCGACTTTGACGGCCGCGTGCAGGATTACAAGCCATTCGGACTGCTGGATGCACGCTTAACGTGGAGCCCACAGCCTTGGAAGCTGTATGTAGAGGCCAACAACGTACTGGATAAGCGGTATGCCGACTTTGGCCATGTAGAACAACCGGGAAGATGGGTGATTGCAGGATTTGCAATCCAATTATAAAACAAAAGAGGCTCGCTGAATAGCGGGCCTCAATTGATAACAATTATTTATTAACCTTTAAGCTTAAACGAATTTTCGATGCTGCTGAGCTCGGCTACGAAGGCCTTATCAATCTTAAGGCGCTGCTCGACAGCATTGCAGCTGTGGATAACGGTAGAGTGATCGCGACCGCCGATGAGCTGACCAATACGCGACGAAGGCATCTTGGTGTGCTTCTGAGCCAGATACATAGAAATCTGACGGGCCTGCACGAAATCGCGCTTGCGACTCTTGCTGAACACACTCTGCTGACTTACGCCATAGTGGTTACAAACCTTATCAAGGATATCGTCGATAGTAAGCGGATGGTTGTCGACCTTAACTGAACGCTTAATCACACGCTCGGCCAACTTCATATCGATGTTAGAGTTGTAAACAATCGAGTAAGCCATCAGCGAGTTTACCACACCCTCCAAGTCGCGTACGCTGCCATTAGCAGTCTGGGCGATATACTCGATCACATCTGCAGGAATCTTCAGTCCGTCGCGCTTACACTTAGCGTTCAGGATATCTACACACAACTGCACGTTGGGCTTCTCGAGCTCGGCAATCAGTCCGCAGGCAAAACGGGTAAGCAGGCGGTCCTTAACACCAGTAAGATCTACTGGGGGACGGTCGCTGGCCAGAATAATCTGCTTGCCGATACGGAACAGGTGATCGAAGATATGGAAGAAAGTATCGAGTGTTTTTGGCGAATTTACCCACTCCTGAATATCATCGACAATCAGTACGTCGATACTCTGATAGAAGTTGATAAAATCGTTCGTGGTATTCTGACGTACAGAATCGGTGAACTGTACCTGGAACAGACGGGCACTTACGTACAGCACGCGCTTGTTAGGATAAAGCTCGCAGCACTTCAGTCCGATGGCGTTGATAAGGTGGGTTTTACCGCAACCTGAAGGGCCATATATAAAGAAGGGGTTGAAGGTGGTTTTACCTGGGTGCTCGGCGATAGAGAGACCAACGGTACGAGGCAGCTTGTTAGAGTTACCCTCGATATAGTTGTGGAAACCCTTCTTGGTGTCGAGCTGGGGGTTGAGCTGCTGCTGACGGGGTGCATCGAGCACATTGGGCGCCTTGTTAAGATGCTGGCGGGCGGGTACGGTCTCCAAGCTGGGACCCTCGCTCTCAACATCGGTAGTAACGTCGTGCCCCTTAGCAGTAGCGGCCTTAACCTCAACGATTCTGTAATTGAGTTTTACATTTGTACCAAACACTCGCTCTAATACCTTACTTAATAATCCAACGTAGTACTGCTCCAAGAACTCGAATACGTATCGGCTTGGAACCTGCACCAGAACCGAACGGTTCGCTTCGTCGAACGACTCGAACACGATTGGTGCAAACCACGTTTTGTACTGCTGCTCTGTAACGTTAGCCTGGATGAGACGAAGGCAGTTAGCCCAGAGCGCCTGATGATTATTATTCATTTGGCGAATGTTATATTTTTTAAATTTTTAATTGAACAATATACAAGACTTAGGCTTGTAGAGTTTATTGTTGTTTCCGAGTGCAAAGGTAAAATAAATTTTTGAAACTTG is a genomic window of Xylanibacter ruminicola 23 containing:
- a CDS encoding inositol-3-phosphate synthase, with protein sequence MTQNKVTPAQGKLGILVVGCGAVSTTFITGVLMARKGLTKPVGSMTQYDKIRVGRGADARYLHYADIVPLAKLDDIVFGCWDVYPQNAYQAAMYAEVLKEKDIEPVRDELEKIVPMPAAFDKNYAKRLDGDNVKCSMVRSSSAGLQGKNGQCSMPTRWQMVEMLRKDIQQFKAANDCARVVVLWAASTEIYVPVCESVHYQLSDLEAAMKADDREHVAPSMCYAYAALSEGAPFIMGAPNTTVDIPAMWQLAEQTKMPIAGKDFKTGQTLVKSGFAPIIGTRCLGLNGWFSTNILGNRDGLVLDEPANFRTKEVSKLSTLETILKPDVQPDLYGHGNDEDTQYYHKVRINYYPPRNDNKEGWDNIDIFGWMGYPMQIKINFLCRDSILAAPLCLDLCLLSDLAARAGRFGIQRFLSFFLKSPMHDYTQGEEAVNHLYQQYTMLKNAIREMGGYEPDEEID
- the dnaA gene encoding chromosomal replication initiator protein DnaA, with the protein product MNNNHQALWANCLRLIQANVTEQQYKTWFAPIVFESFDEANRSVLVQVPSRYVFEFLEQYYVGLLSKVLERVFGTNVKLNYRIVEVKAATAKGHDVTTDVESEGPSLETVPARQHLNKAPNVLDAPRQQQLNPQLDTKKGFHNYIEGNSNKLPRTVGLSIAEHPGKTTFNPFFIYGPSGCGKTHLINAIGLKCCELYPNKRVLYVSARLFQVQFTDSVRQNTTNDFINFYQSIDVLIVDDIQEWVNSPKTLDTFFHIFDHLFRIGKQIILASDRPPVDLTGVKDRLLTRFACGLIAELEKPNVQLCVDILNAKCKRDGLKIPADVIEYIAQTANGSVRDLEGVVNSLMAYSIVYNSNIDMKLAERVIKRSVKVDNHPLTIDDILDKVCNHYGVSQQSVFSKSRKRDFVQARQISMYLAQKHTKMPSSRIGQLIGGRDHSTVIHSCNAVEQRLKIDKAFVAELSSIENSFKLKG
- a CDS encoding TonB-dependent receptor plug domain-containing protein, with protein sequence MYKQAFNMKRQRLVFRHFGNKGYSLFSCLGREVVCSVLSVSTLTYASAESVSTHPVVSDSTATTTAREMMLDEVSVTGSRAPLTKSQAARMVTVLDRKAIAQAPVQSVNDLLKYAVGVDVRQRGPIGAQTDIGIRGGTQDQIILLLNGINICDPQTGHNAMDLPVDLSEIIRIEVIEGPAGRIYGSSSLVGAINIVTKPTLPSVVHAEAGSYGYAQVGGRVAFGGKTSHSVSANYSRSDGWSRAKSGTLNTDYSGTKAFYQGQYDDDDVRLNWHVGLADKGWGSGTFYATPKWQADNQYEHTTKLYTAIQGETKRGRLHFAPSIYWNQNRDRYEGYRNQPEKMKYNYNRTDVYGVNLNAYFDWAAGRTAFGGELRNEDLVSGNLGEPLNQTHHIAGTDRDYTLGLNRTNISGYLEHNVLLNQLTISAGLVAVKNTWSNMNITVYPGIDLSYRPTPAVTLHAACNTSLRMPSFTEMYYKLQGYKADPHLKPEEMTAVEGGVSWNQKCLIVSANLWYHHGRNMIDWIMDTSLGDDAVWQSVNHTKVNSIGFETAVQLNVKSSKFNVSYSYINQEKEQEAHIVSQYALEYLRHKLIANALIPIADKLKLSLNYRWQDRVGQYTDFDGRVQDYKPFGLLDARLTWSPQPWKLYVEANNVLDKRYADFGHVEQPGRWVIAGFAIQL